Proteins encoded within one genomic window of Naumovozyma dairenensis CBS 421 chromosome 6, complete genome:
- the GIM3 gene encoding tubulin-binding prefolding complex subunit GIM3 (similar to Saccharomyces cerevisiae GIM3 (YNL153C); ancestral locus Anc_2.101) yields the protein MDLLPEGKKNNTQVSFEDQQKINEFSKLIMRKDSLELELAKQRQEKEYLEDVSLEIELLDEEELVQYKIGDLFMLMKQSEVVEQLEKDSEIIDKTIDELESKESDLDGRLSELKTALYAKFGDNINLER from the coding sequence atggatttaCTACCGGAGGGgaagaaaaacaatacacaagtttcttttgaagatcaacaaaagattaatgaattttccAAACTTATCATGAGAAAGGATTCCCTAGAACTGGAGTTGGCAAAACAAAGACAAGAAAAGGAATACCTAGAAGATGTGTCACTTGAAATAGAGTTGCTAGATGAGGAAGAATTGGTTCAATATAAAATTGGCGATTTGTTTATGTTAATGAAACAGAGCGAGGTCGTTgaacaattagaaaaggATTCAGAGATTATTGATAAGACAATCGACGAACTAGAGTCTAAAGAATCCGACCTGGATGGTAGATTAAGTGAATTGAAAACAGCTTTGTATGCTAAATTTGGagataatatcaatttaGAGCGTTAA
- the AAH1 gene encoding adenine deaminase (similar to Saccharomyces cerevisiae AAH1 (YNL141W); ancestral locus Anc_2.104), translated as MVSVEFLKELPKCEHHLHLEGTLEPDLLFPLAERNHITLPQTFPQTVTELNEKYKSFRDLQDFLDYYYIGTNVLIKEEDFFDLAWAYFQKVHKQGLVHAEVFYDPQSHTSRGVTIETVTLGFQRACAKAQSELGISSKLIMCLLRHIEPEECLQTVKDAKKFIEDGTISGLGLDSAERPFPPNLFIECYETAKSYNKDLQLTAHAGEEGSAQFVADALDLLNVTRIDHGINSIHDAELIQRLASEQIMLTVCPLSNVKLQVVKSVKELPLQEFLDNNVPFSLNSDDPAYFGGYILDNYIQVSKDFPDWNYGTWGRIAKNAINGSWCDSKRKHELLDKVDEVISKYSLGSN; from the coding sequence atggtATCCgttgaatttttgaaagaattaccTAAATGTGAGCATCACTTACATTTAGAAGGTACATTAGAAccagatttattattccCACTAGCAGAAAGAAACCATATCACTCTTCCACAAACTTTCCCACAAACAGTGActgaattaaatgaaaaatataaatcatTCCGTGATTTACAAGATTTCttagattattattatattggtACAAATGTCCTTATCAAAGAGGAAGACTTCTTTGATTTAGCATGGgcatattttcaaaaagtaCATAAGCAAGGTCTTGTTCATGCCGAAGTATTCTATGATCCACAATCACATACATCAAGAGGTGTAACCATCGAAACAGTGACGTTGGGATTCCAAAGGGCTTGTGCAAAAGCTCAATCAGAATTAGGAATTTCGTCTAAATTGATCATGTGTTTATTAAGACATATCGAACCTGAAGAATGCTTACAAACGGTAAAAGATGCCAAAAAGTTCATTGAGGATGGAACTATCTCAGGTCTAGGGTTAGATTCAGCAGAAAGACCATTCCCACCCAACTTATTCATTGAATGTTATGAGACAGCCAAGAGttataataaagatttgCAATTAACCGCACACGCTGGTGAGGAAGGTTCAGCACAATTCGTTGCAGATGctttagatttattaaacGTAACGAGAATTGATCATGGGATTAATAGTATTCATGATGCTGAATTGATTCAACGTTTAGCTAGCGAACAAATTATGTTGACTGTATGCCCGTTGTCCAATGTTAAGTTACAAGTTGTTAAATCCGTTAAAGAACTACCATTACAAGAATTTttagataataatgttccattttctttgaattcaGATGATCCCGCTTATTTCGGTGGGTATATCTTAGATAACTATATACAGGTTTCCAAAGATTTCCCTGATTGGAATTATGGTACTTGGGGCCGTATTGCAAAGAATGCTATCAATGGGTCCTGGTGTGACTCTAAGAGAAAGCATGAATTGTTGGATAAAGTCGATGAAGTCATCTCCAAATATTCATTGGGGtcaaattag
- the MEP2 gene encoding ammonium permease MEP2 (similar to Saccharomyces cerevisiae MEP2 (YNL142W); ancestral locus Anc_2.99) → MSYNFTGTPTGHGTGGDTLTTDLNTQYDMVNMLWLGVCAPGVWLMVPGIGLLYSGLARKKHALSLLWASLMASAVCMFQWFFWGYSLAFSHHTKGNGFIGTLEFFGFRDVLGAPSSVSAVPDIVFAVFQGMFAAVTGVLMLGGACERARLFPMMVFLFLWMTIVYCPIACWAWNASGWLAKLGALDYAGGLAVHISSGHGGLIYALILGKRNDPVAKNGMPKYKPHSITSVVLGTVFLWFGWQFFNEGSAGNATIRAWYSGMSTNLAAGCGGLTWLFIDYFRCGKKWTTVGLCSGIIAGLVGITPAAGFVPIWASVIIGILTAAGCNVAVDFKSLLRIDDGLDCWALHGVGGVIGSVLTGIFAADYVNASAGSYAAPIEGGWINHHWKQVGYQLAGVCAAIAWSTTVTAIILLAMDKIPFLRLRLRPEEEELGTDEAQIGEFTYQEDTIFVPEPIRSHVSGEVPVAEAIDDKIMGEPKNASVKSDSTSN, encoded by the coding sequence ATGTCATATAATTTTACAGGAACACCAACTGGACACGGAACTGGTGGAGACACGTTAACCACCGATTTAAACACACAATATGATATGGTCAACATGCTCTGGCTAGGTGTATGCGCACCAGGTGTTTGGTTAATGGTTCCTGGTATTggattattatattcagGATTAGCAAGGAAAAAACATGCCCTATCATTGCTTTGGGCTTCATTAATGGCGAGCGCCGTCTGTATGTTCCAATGGTTCTTTTGGGGGTATTCTTTAGCTTTCTCTCATCATACTAAGGGCAATGGGTTTATTGGTACTTTAGAATTTTTCGGATTTAGAGATGTATTAGGTGCTCCATCATCTGTTTCAGCTGTACCAGATATAGTGTTTGCTGTATTTCAAGGAATGTTTGCTGCAGTTACCGGGGTACTAATGTTAGGTGGTGCTTGTGAAAGAGCTCGTTTGTTCCCAATGATGGTCTTCTTATTCTTATGGATGACAATAGTCTATTGTCCTATTGCTTGTTGGGCATGGAATGCATCAGGTTGGTTGGCTAAATTAGGTGCTCTAGATTACGCGGGTGGGTTAGCTGTTCATATCAGCTCAGGTCATGGAGGTCTAATTTATGCTTTGATATTAGGTAAAAGAAATGATCCTGTTGCTAAGAATGGGATGCCAAAATATAAACCACATTCTATTACATCTGTTGTATTGGGAACCGTTTTCCTATGGTTCGGATGGCAATTCTTTAATGAAGGTTCTGCTGGTAATGCAACCATCAGGGCCTGGTATTCCGGTATGTCGACAAATCTGGCTGCAGGATGTGGTGGTTTGACTTGGTTGTTTATCGATTATTTCAGATGTGGGAAGAAATGGACCACTGTCGGCTTATGCTCTGGTATTATTGCAGGTTTAGTCGGTATCACACCCGCGGCTGGGTTTGTTCCCATTTGGGCATCTGTAATTATCGGTATATTGACTGCTGCTGGTTGTAATGTTGCCGTTGACTTCAAAAGTTTGCTACGTATTGATGACGGTCTAGATTGTTGGGCGTTGCATGGTGTCGGTGGTGTTATTGGCTCCGTTTTAACTGGGATATTTGCTGCTGATTATGTAAACGCATCAGCTGGCTCATATGCGGCCCCAATTGAAGGTGGTTGgataaatcatcattggAAACAAGTGGGTTACCAACTAGCTGGCGTATGTGCTGCCATCGCATGGTCAACAACTGTAACGGCAATCATACTATTGGCAATGGATAAGATACCATTTTTAAGGTTGAGATTAAGGCctgaagaggaagaattAGGTACAGATGAAGCACAAATCGGTGAATTTACATATCAAGAAGATACTATCTTTGTCCCAGAACCAATAAGGTCCCATGTTTCAGGAGAGGTTCCTGTTGCAGAAGCTATTGATGACAAAATTATGGGTGAACCTAAAAATGCAAGTGTTAAATCAGATAGCACTTCAAATTAG
- the YGP1 gene encoding Ygp1p (similar to Saccharomyces cerevisiae SPS100 (YHR139C) and YGP1 (YNL160W); ancestral locus Anc_2.98): MKLEYLLSALLACQTVAEASPIDRIFRHKTPENKQNALASLLQSGLPLPNATNSSYTNTTSNNGTNNTTTSYQNKTNTTKPADSLQVIFTGGQVSITNTSKVHTNTTNLFNSSRALNITQMYDVATAINSTININTTTGAVVVANSRSLEGLGFFSSVLFDNKKPIVISDDSKLAAVVAADKGAASRGTLVVTKDGKIYNGVFAPSSICREECAGIPVGIVTSAGKVQWFFDASIPTLVNSTSIIRREFKNFTYASDFTNSIVPIVYDGEYSSELIESVSGNIEGLVVATTGSSNSTTSPFEDIPVVFAQADSTESFVGEGDVPKGAIAAGYLSPVQAQILLSIAAANGVTETEDVQSLFP; the protein is encoded by the coding sequence atGAAGTTAGAATACTTATTATCAGCCTTATTGGCCTGTCAAACAGTTGCAGAAGCTTCTCCAATTGATCGTATATTCAGACATAAGACGCctgaaaataaacaaaatgCTTTAGCTAGTTTATTGCAATCAGGTTTGCCATTGCCAAACGCAACAAATAGTAGTTATACTAATACTACATCTAATAATGGCACCAACAATACCACAACTTCGTACCAAAACAAAACGAACACTACTAAGCCAGCAGATAGTTTGCAAGTCATCTTCACAGGTGGTCAAGTTTCTATCACTAACACCAGTAAGGTCCATACCAATACCACTAATCTATTCAACAGTTCAAGAGCATTGAATATTACTCAAATGTATGACGTTGCCACAGCCATTAATTCAAccatcaacatcaacacCACTACTGGTGCTGTAGTTGTCGCAAACAGTAGATCTTTAGAAGGTTTAGGTTTCTTCTCATCGGTCTTATTTGATAACAAGAAACCAATTGTTATCTCTGATGATTCAAAATTGGCTGCTGTTGTCGCCGCTGATAAAGGTGCCGCTTCTCGTGGTACTTTAGTTGTTACTAAGGACGGTAAGATTTACAACGGTGTCTTTGCTCCATCTTCTATATGTAGAGAAGAATGTGCTGGTATCCCAGTTGGTATTGTTACCTCTGCTGGTAAAGTCCAATGGTTCTTCGATGCATCGATCCCAACTTTAGTTAACTCCACCTCTATTATTAGAAGGgaattcaagaatttcaCTTATGCTTCTGATTTCACCAATTCTATTGTTCCAATCGTTTACGATGGCGAATATTCTTctgaattgattgaatcTGTTTCCGGTAATATTGAAGGTTTAGTCGTTGCTACCACTGGTTCAAGTAACTCTACTACAAGTccatttgaagatataCCAGTTGTCTTTGCTCAAGCTGATTCCACAGAAAGTTTTGTCGGTGAAGGCGATGTTCCAAAGGGTGCTATTGCTGCTGGTTATTTATCTCCGGTTCAAGCTCAAATCTTATTGTCCATTGCCGCCGCTAACGGTGTCACTGAGACTGAAGACGTGCAATCTTTGTTCCCATAA
- the CBK1 gene encoding serine/threonine protein kinase CBK1 (similar to Saccharomyces cerevisiae CBK1 (YNL161W); ancestral locus Anc_2.96), which produces MFNSQNPYSQTPPTSQGIYQQQQQQQQQQQHDMSAYQGIQRPPAADFNGNYLRQQGSQQSLQDAAAQQHEQPQQIIGGGFTDIPSLNYPATPPSHSNFAIPNQNQMINTPPPTMGALYKHSNNSQSLVQNNIHTSNNHGIIQQPSSSNLQQSYGFSSPSQYSADSEYLQGNAMSRSSSPYQQQQQAVGQQYYNIGSNDPSPVKSIKNNFQPQLQNQNQQYQRQQPIQPIQATQQQQQQQQQQPNIPTQNQMNQTLMQQQQQQQQDSTPNYMYFERRPDLLTKSTQDKAAAVKLKIENFYQSSVKYAIERNERRVELENELASHEWSEERRNRQLASLGKKESQFLRLRRTRLSLEDFHTVKVIGKGAFGEVRLVQKRDTGKIYAMKTLLKSEMYKKDQLAHVKAERDVLAGSDSPWVVSLYYSFQDTQYLYLIMEFLPGGDLMTMLIRWQLFTEDVTRFYMAECILAIETIHKLGFIHRDIKPDNILIDIRGHIKLSDFGLSTGFHKTHDSNYYKKLLQDDENNGDGNNTNNLAKPGSVNPNDDTRRQSNVIDSINLTMSNRQQIQTWRKSRRLMAYSTVGTPDYIAPEIFLYQGYGQECDWWSLGAIMYECLIGWPPFCSETPQETYRKIMNFEQTLQFPDDIHISYEAEDLIRRLLTHADQRLGRHGGADEIKSHPFFRGVDWNTIRQVEAPYIPKLSSITDTRFFPTDELENVPDSPAMAQAAKQREQMMKNGGVNGNATPVKEDLPFIGYTYSRFDYLTRKNAI; this is translated from the coding sequence ATGTTTAACAGCCAAAACCCATATAGCCAAACGCCTCCTACTAGTCAAGGGATTTatcagcagcagcagcaacaacagcagcaacagcagcaTGATATGAGTGCATACCAAGGTATTCAAAGACCTCCTGCTGCTGATTTCAATGGGAATTATTTGAGGCAACAAGGTTCTCAACAATCACTTCAAGATGCTGCTGCTCAGCAACATGAGCAACCACAACAAATTATTGGTGGTGGTTTTACTGATATCCCATCTTTAAATTATCCAGCAACACCCCCGTCGCATAGTAATTTCGCTATACCGAATCAAAACCAAATGATAAATACTCCTCCACCAACTATGGGCGCTTTATATAAACATAGTAACAACTCACAAAGTTTGGTTCAAAATAACATTCACACTAGTAATAATCATGGTATAATCCAACAACCATCTTCTAGTAATTTGCAACAAAGTTATGGGTTTTCTTCTCCAAGTCAATATTCCGCTGATTCTGAATACTTACAAGGTAACGCCATGAGTAGATCCAGTAGTCCCTAccagcaacaacaacaagctGTCGGCCAGCAATACTATAACATTGGTTCCAATGACCCAAGTCCTGTGAAATCAATCAAGAATAATTTCCAACCGCAACtgcaaaatcaaaatcaacaatatcaaAGACAGCAACCTATCCAACCTATACAAGCAACccagcagcaacaacaacaacaacaacaacaaccgAATATACCGActcaaaatcaaatgaacCAGACATTAAtgcaacaacagcaacagcaacaacaagatTCCACTCCTAATTATAtgtattttgaaagaagacCAGATCTACTGACGAAATCTACCCAAGATAAAGCAGCAGCGGTGAAActaaaaattgaaaacttttACCAATCCTCAGTGAAGTATGccattgaaagaaatgaaagaaGAGTAGAACTAGAAAACGAATTAGCTTCTCACGAGTGGTCTGAGGAACGAAGAAATAGACAACTAGCATCATTGGGTAAGAAAGAATCTCAATTCTTAAGATTAAGAAGAACAAGGTTATCTTTAGAAGATTTCCATACCGTTAAAGTCATCGGTAAGGGTGCCTTTGGGGAAGTTAGATTAGTACAAAAAAGAGACACAGGGAAGATTTATGCTATGAAGACTTTATTGAAATCAGAAATGTATAAGAAGGATCAATTGGCTCATGTTAAAGCTGAAAGAGATGTTTTGGCAGGGAGTGATTCTCCATGGGTTGTGTCTCTATATTATTCTTTCCAAGATACccaatatttatatttgattaTGGAATTCTTACCTGGTGGTGACTTAATGACTATGCTGATTAGATGGCAATTGTTTACTGAAGATGTTACAAGGTTTTATATGGCAGAATGTATACTAGCTATTGAAACAATTCATAAGCTAGGTTTTATCCATAGAGATATAAAACCGgataatatattgattgATATTAGAGGTCATATTAAATTGTCTGATTTTGGGTTATCTACTGGGTTTCATAAGACTCATGATTCTAATTATTATAAGAAATTACtacaagatgatgaaaataatggtgATGGTAACAATACAAACAATTTGGCAAAACCTGGTTCTGTGAATCCTAATGATGATACCAGGAGGCAATCAAATGTGattgattcaattaatttgaCAATGTCTAATAGGCAACAGATCCAAACATGGCGTAAATCTCGTCGTTTAATGGCATACTCCACTGTTGGTACTCCAGATTACATTGCACCAGAAATCTTCTTATATCAAGGTTATGGACAAGAATGTGATTGGTGGTCCCTTGGTGCAATCATGTATGAATGTTTAATTGGATGGCCTCCATTTTGTTCAGAAACACCACAAGAAACTTACCGTAAGATTATGAATTTTGAACAGACATTACAGTTCCCTGATGATATTCATATTTCCTATGAAGCGGAAGATTTGATCCGTCGTCTTTTAACTCATGCAGATCAAAGGCTAGGACGTCATGGTGGAGCAGATGAAATTAAGAGTCATCCATTTTTCCGTGGTGTCGATTGGAACACTATTAGACAAGTAGAAGCTCCGTATATTCCAAAATTAAGTTCGATTACTGATACTAGATTCTTCCCAACAGATGAACTAGAAAACGTTCCAGATTCTCCTGCAATGGCTCAAGCTGCAAAACAAAGAGAgcaaatgatgaaaaatggTGGAGTTAATGGTAATGCTACCCCAGTGAAAGAAGATTTACCATTTATTGGTTATACCTATTCTCGTTTTGATTATCTGACAAGAAAGAATGccatttga
- the RPL42A gene encoding 60S ribosomal protein eL42 (similar to Saccharomyces cerevisiae RPL42B (YHR141C) and RPL42A (YNL162W); ancestral locus Anc_2.95), with translation MVNVPKTRKTYCKGKACRKHTQHKVTQYKAGKASLFAQGKRRYDRKQSGFGGQTKPIFHKKAKTTKKVVLRLECVNCKTKAQLTLKRCKHFELGGEKKQKGAALQF, from the exons ATGG TTAACGTTCCAAAGACCAGAAAGACCTACTGTAAAGGTAAAGCCTGTCGTAAGCACACCCAACACAAGGTTACCCAATACAAAGCTGGTAAGGCCTCTTTGTTTGCTCAAGGTAAGAGACGTTATGACCGTAAACAATCTGGTTTCGGTGGTCAAACTAAGCCAATTTTCCACAAGAAAGCTAAGACTACCAAGAAGGTTGTTTTGAGATTGGAATGTGTTAACTGTAAGACCAAGGCTCAATTAACTTTGAAGAGATGTAAGCATTTCGAATTGGGTGGTGAAAAGAAGCAAAAGGGTGCTGCTTTACAATTCTAA
- the NDAI0F03220 gene encoding uncharacterized protein (similar to Saccharomyces cerevisiae YNL162W-A; ancestral locus Anc_2.93): protein MGGKKGEASYPPPKQVKDCPECGTALQKCLIQQNYAFVMCPNDKCAYPFNQRENIQNLVYVDDGEVIDTATQRLSKG from the coding sequence ATGGGTGGTAAAAAGGGAGAAGCTTCATATCCTCCACCGAAACAGGTTAAAGACTGTCCCGAATGTGGCACAGCATTACAGAAATGTTTAATCCAACAGAACTATGCCTTTGTAATGTGTCCCAATGACAAATGTGCATACCCATTTAAtcaaagagaaaatattcaaaatttagTGTACGTGGACGATGGGGAAGTTATAGATACAGCTACACAAAGATTATCTAAGGGTTAG